One window of Nicotiana tomentosiformis chromosome 11, ASM39032v3, whole genome shotgun sequence genomic DNA carries:
- the LOC104109149 gene encoding 65-kDa microtubule-associated protein 6-like isoform X2 produces the protein MQIWKDIGETEADKDRMILELERECLEVYRRKVEEAANAKSCLHHSVAAKEAEIATLMAALGQLNINSLIQPEKKSASLKEQLALITPLVDDLRVKKDERVKQFADIKTQIDKITSELSGYSNIVNAVSSLNLEDHDLSLRNLSEYQSHLRALQKEKSERIQKVVDCVNEVHSLCGVLGMDFDKTVSDVHPILYETSLGQSTNISTNALESLDQAIFRLKTERKVRYQKLKDVSGLLFELWALMDTTREEKGKLSRITSILRLSESDVTEPGALSLEVIHQVSTEVERLTKLKASRMKELVLKRRAELEDICNKNHIEPDPSTSADKSNAMIDSGLVDPCELLANIEAQINKAKDEALSRRDIMDRIEWWLSACEEENWLEDYNQDYRRYSGGRGAHINLKRAEQARIKVTKIPVVVNTLINKTLAWEDEKQKLFLYDGVRLVLILEDYKMVRQQKEEAKKRARDQKKLQDMLLSEKGTVYGSKPSPRRSSSFNKANGYHANGNGSVTPSPRRSSIPCATPDLLTPRSNSMRQNGYFKEMRRLSTAPLNFVAMAKEDTVSFSSISGSEPESPPQR, from the exons ATG CAAATATGGAAGGATATTGGAGAGACTGAGGCGGATAAAGACCGTATGATTTTAGAGCTGGAGAGAGAGTGTTTGGAAGTATACCGAAGAAAAGTTGAAGAAGCTGCCAATGCAAAATCATGCCTTCATCATTCTGTTGCTGCTAAAGAAGCCGAGATTGCAACCTTAATGGCTGCTCTTGGTCAACTCAATATTAATTCACTG ATACAGCCAGAGAAGAAGTCAGCGTCATTGAAAGAGCAACTGGCATTAATTACACCACTTGTGGATGATTTAAGAGTTAAGAAAGATGAAAGAGTTAAACAGTTTGCAGATATAAAGACACAAATTGACAAGATAACTAGTGAGCTTTCTGGGTATTCTAATATCGTCAATGCTGTGAGTTCCTTAAATCTGGAAGATCACGACTTGTCACTGAGAAACCTCTCTGAATACCAATCTCATCTTCGTGCTCTTCAAAAGGAGAAG TCGGAGCGGATCCAAAAAGTTGTGGACTGTGTAAATGAGGTGCACTCTTTGTGTGGTGTGCTAGGGATGGATTTTGACAAAACTGTGAGTGATGTGCATCCAATCTTGTACGAAACAAGCCTTGGACAATCCACTAACATCAGCACAAACGCATTGGAAAGTCTAGACCAGGCCATCTTCAGACTGAAGACAGAAAGAAAAGTTCGATATCAAAAG CTAAAAGATGTTTCTGGATTGTTGTTTGAGCTCTGGGCGTTGATGGATACAACCAGAGAAGAGAAGGGTAAGTTATCGAGGATCACTTCCATTCTTCGTCTTTCTGAGTCAGACGTTACAGAACCAGGTGCTCTTTCATTGGAGGTTATTCATCAG GTATCAACAGAAGTTGAGAGGCTAACCAAATTGAAAGCAAGTAGGATGAAAGAGTTGGTCCTGAAAAGGAGGGCTGAACTGGAGGACATATGCAACAAAAACCATATTGAACCTGATCCAAGTACTTCAGCCGATAAATCTAATGCAATGATCGACTCTG GTCTTGTGGACCCCTGTGAACTGCTGGCAAATATTGAAGCACAAATAAACAAAGCAAAGGATGAAGCTTTAAGTCGAAGAGATATAATGGATAGAATAGAGTGGTGGCTTTCTGCTTGTGAGGAGGAAAATTGGCTTGAAGATTATAACCAG GATTATAGACGTTACAGTGGTGGAAGAGGTGCTCACATAAACTTAAAGCGGGCTGAACAAGCTAGAATTAAAGTGACTAAGATTCCAG TTGTTGTTAACACATTGATTAATAAGACACTAGCTTGGGAAGATGAGAAACAGAAATTGTTTCTTTACGATGGG gtgagATTGGTGTTGATATTGGAGGATTACAAAATGGTTAGACAGCAGAAAGAAGAGGCAAAGAAACGGGCTCGG GATCAGAAGAAACTCCAAGATATGCTGCTCTCAGAGAAGGGAACTGTATATGGTTCCAAACCTAGTCCAAGAAGAAGCAGCAGCTTTAATAAGGCAAATGGTTACCATGCAAATGGAAATGGATCTGTGACACCCTCACCACGCAGGAGCTCGATTCCTTGTGCAACTCCAGACCTTTTAACTCCGCGTTCCAACTCAATGAGACAGAATGGTTATTTCAAGGAAATGAGAAGGCTTTCTACTGCCCCTCTCAACTTTGTGGCTATGGCTAAAGAAGACACTGTGTCTTTCTCTTCTATTTCTGGTTCCGAGCCAGAATCTCCACCTCAACGCTGA
- the LOC104109149 gene encoding 65-kDa microtubule-associated protein 6-like isoform X1, whose protein sequence is MRKREEYHHLSSEDMLAFASPCCSVHTTSTCHTLVRELQQIWKDIGETEADKDRMILELERECLEVYRRKVEEAANAKSCLHHSVAAKEAEIATLMAALGQLNINSLIQPEKKSASLKEQLALITPLVDDLRVKKDERVKQFADIKTQIDKITSELSGYSNIVNAVSSLNLEDHDLSLRNLSEYQSHLRALQKEKSERIQKVVDCVNEVHSLCGVLGMDFDKTVSDVHPILYETSLGQSTNISTNALESLDQAIFRLKTERKVRYQKLKDVSGLLFELWALMDTTREEKGKLSRITSILRLSESDVTEPGALSLEVIHQVSTEVERLTKLKASRMKELVLKRRAELEDICNKNHIEPDPSTSADKSNAMIDSGLVDPCELLANIEAQINKAKDEALSRRDIMDRIEWWLSACEEENWLEDYNQDYRRYSGGRGAHINLKRAEQARIKVTKIPVVVNTLINKTLAWEDEKQKLFLYDGVRLVLILEDYKMVRQQKEEAKKRARDQKKLQDMLLSEKGTVYGSKPSPRRSSSFNKANGYHANGNGSVTPSPRRSSIPCATPDLLTPRSNSMRQNGYFKEMRRLSTAPLNFVAMAKEDTVSFSSISGSEPESPPQR, encoded by the exons ATGAGAAAGAGAGAGGAATATCATCATTTATCATCAGAAGATATGCTGGCTTTTGCAAGTCCTTGTTGCAGTGTCCATACGACTTCTACTTGCCACACTTTAGTTAGAGAACTTCAG CAAATATGGAAGGATATTGGAGAGACTGAGGCGGATAAAGACCGTATGATTTTAGAGCTGGAGAGAGAGTGTTTGGAAGTATACCGAAGAAAAGTTGAAGAAGCTGCCAATGCAAAATCATGCCTTCATCATTCTGTTGCTGCTAAAGAAGCCGAGATTGCAACCTTAATGGCTGCTCTTGGTCAACTCAATATTAATTCACTG ATACAGCCAGAGAAGAAGTCAGCGTCATTGAAAGAGCAACTGGCATTAATTACACCACTTGTGGATGATTTAAGAGTTAAGAAAGATGAAAGAGTTAAACAGTTTGCAGATATAAAGACACAAATTGACAAGATAACTAGTGAGCTTTCTGGGTATTCTAATATCGTCAATGCTGTGAGTTCCTTAAATCTGGAAGATCACGACTTGTCACTGAGAAACCTCTCTGAATACCAATCTCATCTTCGTGCTCTTCAAAAGGAGAAG TCGGAGCGGATCCAAAAAGTTGTGGACTGTGTAAATGAGGTGCACTCTTTGTGTGGTGTGCTAGGGATGGATTTTGACAAAACTGTGAGTGATGTGCATCCAATCTTGTACGAAACAAGCCTTGGACAATCCACTAACATCAGCACAAACGCATTGGAAAGTCTAGACCAGGCCATCTTCAGACTGAAGACAGAAAGAAAAGTTCGATATCAAAAG CTAAAAGATGTTTCTGGATTGTTGTTTGAGCTCTGGGCGTTGATGGATACAACCAGAGAAGAGAAGGGTAAGTTATCGAGGATCACTTCCATTCTTCGTCTTTCTGAGTCAGACGTTACAGAACCAGGTGCTCTTTCATTGGAGGTTATTCATCAG GTATCAACAGAAGTTGAGAGGCTAACCAAATTGAAAGCAAGTAGGATGAAAGAGTTGGTCCTGAAAAGGAGGGCTGAACTGGAGGACATATGCAACAAAAACCATATTGAACCTGATCCAAGTACTTCAGCCGATAAATCTAATGCAATGATCGACTCTG GTCTTGTGGACCCCTGTGAACTGCTGGCAAATATTGAAGCACAAATAAACAAAGCAAAGGATGAAGCTTTAAGTCGAAGAGATATAATGGATAGAATAGAGTGGTGGCTTTCTGCTTGTGAGGAGGAAAATTGGCTTGAAGATTATAACCAG GATTATAGACGTTACAGTGGTGGAAGAGGTGCTCACATAAACTTAAAGCGGGCTGAACAAGCTAGAATTAAAGTGACTAAGATTCCAG TTGTTGTTAACACATTGATTAATAAGACACTAGCTTGGGAAGATGAGAAACAGAAATTGTTTCTTTACGATGGG gtgagATTGGTGTTGATATTGGAGGATTACAAAATGGTTAGACAGCAGAAAGAAGAGGCAAAGAAACGGGCTCGG GATCAGAAGAAACTCCAAGATATGCTGCTCTCAGAGAAGGGAACTGTATATGGTTCCAAACCTAGTCCAAGAAGAAGCAGCAGCTTTAATAAGGCAAATGGTTACCATGCAAATGGAAATGGATCTGTGACACCCTCACCACGCAGGAGCTCGATTCCTTGTGCAACTCCAGACCTTTTAACTCCGCGTTCCAACTCAATGAGACAGAATGGTTATTTCAAGGAAATGAGAAGGCTTTCTACTGCCCCTCTCAACTTTGTGGCTATGGCTAAAGAAGACACTGTGTCTTTCTCTTCTATTTCTGGTTCCGAGCCAGAATCTCCACCTCAACGCTGA